In Actinobacillus indolicus, a single genomic region encodes these proteins:
- the hrpA gene encoding ATP-dependent RNA helicase HrpA — MQKNHKKQPLTTEQKNLLNQLQDTTLIDARRLAGRIRGLANIKNENAKQAILAEIEVDLTACKSRYLTRKQQAEQLKIEYPDLPVSARRDEILKLIAEHQVVVIAGETGSGKTTQLPKMCLELGRGVKGLIGHTQPRRIAARSVATRIAEELKSELGSTIGYKVRFNDQMSDNTLVKLMTDGILLAEIQNDRYLNQYDTLIIDEAHERSLNNDFILGYLKQILAKRPDLKVIITSATIDVERFSKHFNNAPIIEVSGRTYPVEVRYRPIVEEEDQDQLQGILNAVDELQAEGRGDILIFMNGEREIRDTAEALQKQELRHTEILPLYARLSAVEQQRIFNPSNLNRIILATNVAETSLTIPNIKYVIDTGTARISRYSYRTKVQRLPIEPISQASANQRKGRCGRISEGICIRLYSEDDFNARPQFTDPEILRTNLASVILQMTALGLTDIASFPFVDAPDQRHIQDGIRLLEELEAIVGTPRLASLNNIKTDAKHGVPTHKLTEIGKQLAQLPIDPRLGRMVIEAAKNGSLHEVMMIVSALSIQDPRERPQEKQQSADDKHRRFADKESDFLAFVNLWHFIQEQQKELTKNQFRKLCQKDYLNYLRVREWQDIYHQLRLAVREMGLPINSEPANYQQIHTALLSGLLSHIGLKDNEKMHYLGARNAHFYLFPNSVLFKKQPKWVMAAELIETTKLWGRMVARIEPEWVEPLAKHLTKSSYSEPRWAKSKGAVVADEKVSIYGIPIIASRPVMYGAIDPVVSREIFIRSALVEGEWHNNYKFFKENNRLIKEIEELEHKSRRRDILVDEQVLFEFYDQRIGTYVVSSKHFDSWWKKASQKNPELLNFEKSFLMNDNANKVSELDFPNFWYQGSLKLKLSYQFEIGSQADGVTVHIPLPLLNQVDTHGFDWHVPGLRQELIIALIKSLPKAIRRSFVPAPNYAEAFLSRAEPFKKPLLESLSYELRRMTGVLVEPEQWDLSQLPPHLRISFRVIDEKGKSLAESENLDELKFNLKDEVQNTLSNIADDGIEQSGVHLWNFADLPQFYEQKKQHFSVKAYPAIVDEKDAVGIKLFETEFEQAKAMQAGLRRLLLLNVPSPIKYLHEKLPNKAKLGLYFAPFGKVLELIDDCIACAVDKLMEEFGGFVWSEEKFNALHDYVRANLNDTTVEIAKQVEKNLTLAYEINKRLKGKLDFTMAFALSDIKAQIDGLIYPDFVTKTGYKRLADLHRYLTAIDKRLDKLVVDSNADRAKMLRVEQVQNAYQQLLVKLPKSKPISDEVLEIRYMIEELRVSLFAQQLGTKYPISDKRILNSISEFK; from the coding sequence ATGCAAAAAAACCATAAAAAACAACCACTTACAACAGAACAAAAAAACTTACTTAACCAACTGCAAGATACCACTTTAATTGATGCTCGCCGTTTAGCTGGGCGTATTCGTGGGTTGGCAAATATCAAAAATGAAAACGCTAAACAAGCCATTCTTGCAGAAATTGAGGTGGATTTGACCGCTTGTAAAAGTCGCTATCTCACGCGCAAACAACAAGCCGAACAACTGAAAATTGAGTACCCTGATCTGCCTGTTTCCGCTCGCCGTGACGAGATCTTAAAACTGATTGCCGAACATCAAGTGGTGGTGATTGCAGGGGAAACGGGGTCGGGTAAAACTACGCAGTTGCCAAAAATGTGTTTGGAACTAGGGCGTGGGGTAAAAGGGCTAATCGGGCATACGCAACCTAGACGTATCGCGGCTCGCTCGGTGGCAACACGCATTGCCGAAGAGTTGAAATCGGAACTGGGTTCGACTATCGGATATAAAGTCCGCTTTAACGATCAGATGAGCGATAACACCCTCGTCAAATTGATGACGGACGGTATTCTGCTTGCCGAAATCCAAAACGACCGCTATCTCAATCAATACGATACGCTAATTATTGACGAAGCCCACGAACGTTCGCTTAACAATGATTTTATTCTCGGCTATCTCAAACAAATTTTAGCAAAACGCCCTGATTTGAAGGTGATCATCACATCAGCAACCATTGATGTTGAACGTTTTTCTAAACATTTCAACAATGCACCGATCATCGAAGTATCAGGCAGAACTTATCCTGTGGAAGTGCGTTATCGCCCGATTGTAGAGGAAGAGGATCAAGACCAACTACAAGGCATTCTCAATGCAGTGGACGAACTGCAAGCGGAAGGTCGGGGCGATATTTTGATTTTTATGAACGGCGAGCGAGAAATTCGTGATACTGCCGAAGCCTTGCAGAAGCAGGAACTTCGCCATACGGAAATTTTGCCGTTATATGCCCGTTTATCGGCAGTGGAACAGCAACGCATTTTTAATCCAAGCAATCTAAACCGTATTATTCTGGCGACTAACGTGGCGGAAACCTCGCTGACAATCCCAAATATCAAATATGTAATTGATACAGGAACGGCTCGAATTTCCCGTTATAGCTATCGTACCAAAGTTCAGCGTTTGCCAATTGAGCCGATTTCCCAAGCCTCCGCCAACCAGCGTAAAGGGCGTTGTGGGCGTATTTCGGAGGGGATATGTATCCGCTTGTATTCGGAAGACGATTTTAACGCACGTCCGCAGTTTACCGATCCTGAAATTTTGCGGACAAATCTGGCTTCGGTTATCTTGCAGATGACAGCATTGGGTTTGACGGATATTGCTTCGTTTCCGTTTGTGGATGCACCGGATCAACGGCATATTCAAGATGGTATTCGTCTTTTAGAAGAATTAGAAGCCATTGTAGGGACGCCACGCTTGGCGTCCTTGAACAACATCAAAACGGACGCCAAGCATGGCGTCCCTACACATAAATTGACGGAAATCGGCAAACAACTCGCCCAACTCCCTATCGATCCTCGTCTAGGTCGTATGGTGATCGAAGCGGCGAAAAATGGTAGTTTGCACGAAGTGATGATGATCGTATCGGCATTATCTATTCAAGATCCCCGTGAGCGTCCGCAGGAAAAACAGCAATCGGCAGATGATAAACATCGCCGCTTTGCCGATAAAGAGAGCGATTTTTTAGCTTTTGTGAACCTGTGGCATTTTATTCAAGAGCAACAAAAGGAACTCACCAAAAATCAGTTCCGTAAGCTCTGCCAAAAAGATTATCTCAACTATCTGCGAGTACGTGAGTGGCAGGATATTTATCATCAGCTTCGCCTTGCGGTGCGTGAAATGGGCTTGCCGATTAACAGTGAACCAGCAAATTATCAGCAAATTCACACCGCTTTATTATCGGGCTTATTGTCGCATATCGGCTTGAAAGATAACGAAAAAATGCACTATTTAGGGGCGAGAAATGCCCATTTCTACCTGTTCCCTAATTCTGTACTTTTCAAAAAACAGCCGAAATGGGTAATGGCGGCAGAATTGATTGAAACCACTAAATTGTGGGGGCGAATGGTGGCACGAATTGAGCCTGAATGGGTTGAGCCACTTGCAAAACACTTAACCAAATCCAGTTACAGCGAACCACGTTGGGCGAAATCAAAAGGGGCGGTGGTTGCCGATGAAAAAGTCTCGATCTACGGTATTCCGATTATCGCCAGCCGCCCTGTGATGTATGGAGCAATCGATCCTGTTGTCAGCCGTGAAATTTTTATCCGCTCAGCTTTGGTGGAAGGCGAATGGCACAATAATTACAAATTTTTCAAAGAAAATAACCGCTTGATCAAAGAGATCGAAGAGTTGGAACATAAATCTCGCCGTCGAGATATTTTAGTGGATGAGCAAGTTCTGTTTGAATTTTACGATCAGCGGATCGGCACATATGTCGTTTCCAGCAAACATTTTGACAGCTGGTGGAAAAAAGCGTCACAGAAAAATCCTGAACTGCTGAACTTTGAAAAATCGTTCTTGATGAACGACAACGCAAACAAAGTCAGTGAGTTGGATTTTCCAAATTTCTGGTATCAAGGTTCGCTCAAACTGAAGCTGAGCTATCAATTTGAAATCGGCTCGCAAGCGGACGGCGTGACGGTACATATTCCGTTACCGTTGCTGAACCAAGTGGATACGCACGGCTTCGACTGGCACGTTCCAGGACTACGTCAAGAGCTTATCATTGCATTGATTAAATCACTACCGAAAGCCATTCGCCGTAGTTTTGTGCCTGCACCAAACTATGCAGAAGCGTTTTTATCTCGTGCAGAGCCGTTTAAAAAACCATTGTTGGAAAGTTTGAGTTATGAACTTCGCCGAATGACAGGGGTTTTAGTTGAGCCTGAACAATGGGATTTAAGTCAACTGCCACCGCATTTGCGGATCAGCTTCCGTGTGATTGATGAAAAAGGCAAAAGCCTTGCTGAAAGTGAAAATCTTGATGAGCTGAAATTTAACTTGAAAGACGAAGTGCAAAATACCCTGTCTAACATTGCCGATGACGGCATTGAGCAAAGCGGTGTGCATTTGTGGAATTTTGCAGATTTGCCACAATTTTACGAGCAGAAAAAACAGCATTTTAGCGTGAAAGCCTACCCTGCGATTGTCGATGAAAAAGATGCCGTTGGGATCAAGCTGTTTGAAACGGAATTTGAGCAAGCCAAAGCAATGCAAGCAGGCTTACGCCGATTGTTATTGCTAAACGTGCCGTCGCCGATTAAATATCTGCACGAAAAACTGCCGAATAAAGCCAAACTCGGTTTATATTTTGCACCGTTCGGCAAGGTGTTAGAGCTAATTGACGACTGTATCGCCTGTGCGGTGGATAAATTGATGGAAGAGTTTGGTGGCTTTGTCTGGTCGGAAGAAAAATTTAACGCCCTTCACGACTACGTTAGAGCGAATTTAAACGATACGACGGTCGAGATTGCCAAACAGGTTGAGAAAAATCTCACCCTTGCCTATGAAATCAACAAACGCCTAAAAGGTAAGCTGGATTTCACAATGGCATTTGCCCTGTCAGACATTAAAGCCCAAATCGACGGTTTGATTTACCCTGATTTTGTCACCAAAACGGGCTACAAACGCCTTGCAGATTTACACCGCTATCTCACCGCTATCGACAAGCGGTTAGATAAGTTAGTGGTGGATAGCAACGCCGACCGCGCCAAAATGTTACGAGTGGAACAGGTGCAAAACGCCTATCAACAACTGTTGGTGAAACTGCCAAAATCCAAACCGATTTCCGATGAAGTCTTGGAAATTCGTTATATGATTGAAGAGTTGCGTGTCAGCCTGTTCGCCCAACAGCTTGGCACCAAATATCCGATTTCGGATAAGCGGATTTTGAATAGTATTTCTGAATTTAAATAG
- a CDS encoding ATP-binding protein — MKNPKQYAQRYVNWVLRLGKGKSALFGLFVLAIFAIVTQSLLSWFFTGQVHADDILRSIAFGLISAPFVIYFFNLIVEKLERSRIRLEQSLNDLSLLREHDARLNVELEQQAEFLRSFFDASPDLVFYRNENGEFLGCNRAMEILTGRSEKELIHLTPKDIYPEETAKLILDTDRDTLISNTGITYEQWIRHPNNKLSCFEIRKVPYYDRVNQRHCIMGFGRDITERKRYQEVIEKNSRDKSTLMATISHELRTPLNGIIGLSRILLEGELSEQQREYLKTINVSAVSLGHIFSDIIDLEKIDSRRIELFRSEVEFSQIISNISHFANLMAEQKKIKFHIEYDDNLPDFVFVDNARLSQILWNLVNNAVKFTPAGGDIYLKVERRDQEHYAFILKDTGIGIKKSEHRKIFAMFYQSENSQGKKAQGSGIGLAISKRIARLMGGDLTVESELNQGATFTLVIQADEACQNKEVAINTHALKVLLVEDIEVNIVVAKAMLDKFGCEVDVAMTGAEAFDLFEKNSYDLILLDIQLPDTTGVEIAQKLRQFYENGDVDYLPLLVALTANIMQTKAEYQKQGMDDVLRKPLSLEALSDCLNRHFDDGFLQNTNENSPLVTEQQSENYPFNQKMLKELIDVMGKSALLANFDLFAKFMPEYMQNLANFHENWRITQDPQLRKATLDEAHKIKGALASVGLCRLQQIAQLAQTDNGNDWESNIMMWITLLSEWPKDLELVIQFVNEEF, encoded by the coding sequence ATGAAAAATCCAAAGCAGTATGCACAAAGGTATGTAAATTGGGTTCTAAGACTAGGAAAGGGAAAATCCGCACTCTTCGGACTTTTCGTGCTCGCTATTTTTGCGATTGTCACTCAAAGCCTATTAAGCTGGTTTTTCACAGGACAAGTGCACGCTGATGATATTTTGCGTTCAATCGCCTTTGGATTAATTTCAGCGCCCTTTGTTATCTATTTTTTCAACTTAATTGTAGAAAAATTAGAGCGCTCTCGTATCCGCTTAGAACAATCACTTAATGATCTCTCTTTATTACGAGAACATGATGCTCGCTTGAATGTAGAACTTGAGCAACAAGCGGAGTTTTTACGTTCTTTTTTTGATGCATCACCGGATTTAGTGTTTTATCGTAACGAAAATGGCGAGTTTCTCGGTTGTAATCGGGCGATGGAAATTTTAACGGGGCGTTCTGAAAAAGAGCTAATTCATCTAACCCCCAAAGATATTTACCCTGAAGAAACCGCAAAGCTGATTTTAGATACGGATCGAGATACCTTAATTAGTAATACAGGCATTACTTATGAACAATGGATTCGCCATCCGAATAATAAGCTGTCTTGTTTTGAAATTCGGAAAGTGCCTTATTATGATCGTGTAAATCAGCGCCATTGTATTATGGGGTTTGGGCGTGATATTACCGAACGTAAACGTTATCAAGAAGTGATTGAAAAAAATAGCCGAGATAAATCCACACTTATGGCGACCATTAGCCATGAATTGCGAACGCCTTTAAATGGGATTATTGGCTTGAGCCGAATTTTGCTAGAAGGAGAGCTTTCAGAACAGCAAAGAGAGTATTTAAAAACGATTAATGTTAGCGCAGTCTCACTAGGGCATATTTTTAGTGACATCATTGATTTAGAAAAAATTGATAGCCGTCGAATTGAGCTTTTCCGTAGCGAAGTGGAATTTTCTCAGATTATTAGCAACATTAGCCATTTTGCGAATTTAATGGCTGAGCAGAAAAAAATTAAATTTCATATTGAATACGATGATAATCTGCCTGATTTTGTTTTTGTAGATAATGCCCGACTGAGCCAAATTTTATGGAATTTAGTCAATAATGCAGTCAAATTTACTCCTGCGGGTGGCGACATTTATTTAAAAGTAGAGCGACGAGATCAAGAACACTATGCCTTTATTTTAAAAGATACTGGCATTGGTATTAAGAAAAGTGAGCATCGTAAGATTTTCGCAATGTTCTATCAATCAGAAAATTCTCAAGGCAAAAAAGCACAGGGAAGTGGTATTGGCTTGGCGATTTCTAAGCGAATTGCACGCTTAATGGGCGGTGATTTAACTGTCGAAAGTGAATTAAATCAAGGGGCTACTTTTACATTAGTTATTCAAGCGGATGAAGCTTGTCAGAATAAAGAAGTGGCAATCAATACCCATGCTTTAAAAGTACTGTTAGTCGAAGATATTGAAGTCAATATCGTCGTTGCTAAAGCAATGTTAGATAAATTTGGCTGTGAGGTTGATGTCGCAATGACAGGAGCGGAAGCCTTTGATTTATTTGAGAAAAATAGTTACGACTTAATTTTATTAGATATTCAACTACCTGATACTACGGGCGTTGAAATTGCTCAAAAATTACGTCAATTTTATGAAAATGGAGATGTTGATTACTTGCCATTATTAGTTGCTTTAACGGCAAACATTATGCAAACGAAAGCAGAATATCAGAAACAAGGAATGGATGATGTATTACGTAAACCGCTATCCCTTGAAGCATTATCAGATTGTCTCAACCGCCATTTTGACGACGGCTTTTTGCAAAATACCAACGAAAACTCACCGCTTGTAACGGAGCAACAGAGCGAAAACTATCCTTTCAATCAGAAAATGCTCAAAGAGCTTATTGATGTGATGGGAAAAAGTGCGCTCTTAGCCAATTTCGATCTGTTTGCTAAATTTATGCCGGAATATATGCAGAATCTAGCCAATTTTCATGAAAATTGGCGAATAACTCAAGATCCACAACTGAGAAAGGCTACGTTAGATGAAGCTCATAAAATTAAAGGAGCACTTGCCTCAGTTGGATTGTGCCGTTTACAACAAATTGCACAATTAGCGCAAACGGATAATGGTAATGATTGGGAGAGCAATATTATGATGTGGATTACATTACTATCAGAATGGCCAAAAGACTTGGAGTTAGTTATTCAATTTGTAAATGAGGAATTTTGA
- a CDS encoding EamA/RhaT family transporter: MLELILAILCSVSVGVLIKIARSKGIAIAQSIAVNYIVATSLCYFLLKPDFKGQSLVDIVANNPSSYLFFALGILLPTVFLIQAKALEFAGIIRTDAAQRLSLFLPIFAAFTIFGEAVTSNKLLALVLAFAALGCLLWKSNEGMGSKGGKTAIISLALVWVGFGVIDILFKQMAKTGSAFPLTLLISFIGAGCVMFIYLLLKRTQWHVPSVLVGLLLGALNFGNILFYIKAHQVMKDDPTLVFTGMNLGVICLGTLIGAFAFKEKINKINYVGVAVAIVAIICLFYWR; encoded by the coding sequence ATGTTAGAACTTATCTTAGCCATTTTATGTAGTGTGTCTGTTGGTGTGCTTATTAAAATTGCACGCTCAAAAGGCATTGCTATTGCACAAAGTATTGCTGTGAACTATATCGTGGCGACCAGTCTATGTTATTTTTTATTAAAACCTGATTTTAAGGGACAAAGCTTAGTGGATATAGTTGCCAATAATCCATCTTCTTATCTCTTTTTCGCATTAGGAATTCTGTTGCCAACGGTATTTTTAATTCAAGCTAAAGCCCTTGAGTTTGCTGGAATTATCCGTACTGATGCAGCACAACGCTTATCCTTATTCCTACCGATTTTTGCCGCCTTTACTATTTTTGGTGAAGCGGTGACTTCCAATAAATTATTGGCCTTAGTGTTGGCGTTTGCGGCATTAGGTTGCTTGCTTTGGAAAAGTAATGAAGGCATGGGCAGTAAAGGCGGTAAAACAGCGATTATCAGTCTTGCGCTAGTTTGGGTTGGTTTTGGGGTAATTGATATTCTATTTAAGCAGATGGCAAAAACAGGTTCAGCTTTCCCATTGACACTACTCATCTCTTTTATCGGCGCTGGCTGTGTGATGTTCATCTATTTATTGCTTAAACGTACGCAATGGCATGTGCCGAGCGTGTTAGTCGGTTTATTACTTGGCGCACTTAACTTTGGCAATATTCTGTTTTACATCAAAGCTCACCAAGTGATGAAAGATGATCCAACTCTTGTCTTTACAGGCATGAACTTAGGGGTTATCTGTTTAGGTACATTAATAGGTGCTTTTGCATTTAAAGAAAAAATTAATAAAATCAACTATGTGGGTGTAGCAGTTGCGATAGTTGCAATTATTTGCTTATTCTACTGGCGATAA
- the smrB gene encoding endonuclease SmrB: protein MLENDELALFREAIKGTKKIKQDTFVPKAEPRKKVNEIRELKEKADTLFYFSDEYEPLLTEENDKVKYRREDVDPYILKQLRRGDFHPELFLDLHGLTKEMAKKELASLILACEREGIYCASIMTGYGTRALKYQIPRWLVQHPKVIALHQAPREWGGDAAILILVEQPEKVDYKR from the coding sequence ATGTTAGAAAATGATGAATTGGCTTTGTTTCGAGAAGCGATAAAGGGAACAAAGAAAATCAAACAAGATACTTTTGTCCCTAAGGCTGAGCCACGTAAAAAAGTCAATGAAATTCGAGAGTTAAAAGAAAAAGCGGATACCTTGTTCTATTTTTCCGATGAATATGAGCCGTTATTAACTGAAGAAAATGATAAAGTGAAATACCGTCGAGAAGATGTTGATCCTTATATTTTAAAACAGTTGCGTCGTGGTGACTTTCACCCTGAGCTTTTTTTAGATTTACACGGTTTGACTAAAGAAATGGCAAAAAAGGAATTAGCGAGTTTAATTTTAGCCTGCGAGCGAGAAGGAATTTATTGTGCCAGTATTATGACAGGCTATGGCACAAGGGCGTTGAAATACCAAATCCCCCGTTGGCTTGTTCAACATCCTAAAGTGATTGCGTTACATCAAGCACCAAGAGAGTGGGGCGGTGATGCGGCTATTTTGATTTTGGTGGAGCAACCTGAAAAAGTGGATTACAAGCGGTAA
- the prmB gene encoding 50S ribosomal protein L3 N(5)-glutamine methyltransferase — protein sequence MYEHNLELLDEIASSPVADDLATILDMMRWAYSYFNASDLYYGHGHDNAWDEANQLVLTALALPMDVPETLYASRLTRVEKERIIEMVEQRLGLRKPVAYLTNSAWFSGLEFYVDERVIVPRSPIGELIQQGFTGILRAEPKRILDMCTGSGCIAIACADKFPNAEIDAVDLSVDALNVAEINIERHNMAHRVFPFQSDLFNDLPQDRYDLIVTNPPYVDQEDLDDMPEEFHHEPEMALGSGVDGLDITKRILAQAADFLSDNGVLVCEVGNSMVHLMEQFPSVPFHWLEFKNGGLGVFSLTREQLIANRHLFA from the coding sequence ATGTACGAACATAACCTTGAACTTCTTGATGAAATCGCCTCATCGCCTGTCGCTGACGATCTTGCTACTATTTTAGATATGATGCGTTGGGCATACAGCTATTTTAACGCCTCTGATCTCTACTACGGACACGGACACGACAATGCGTGGGACGAAGCTAATCAACTGGTTTTAACCGCCCTTGCATTGCCAATGGACGTGCCAGAAACACTCTATGCTTCACGCTTAACCCGTGTAGAAAAAGAACGCATTATTGAAATGGTAGAACAACGTTTAGGCTTACGCAAACCTGTCGCTTATTTAACAAATTCTGCGTGGTTCTCTGGCTTAGAGTTTTACGTTGATGAACGAGTGATAGTGCCACGCTCTCCAATCGGCGAATTAATTCAACAAGGTTTTACGGGGATTTTACGAGCTGAACCAAAACGTATTTTAGATATGTGTACAGGAAGTGGCTGTATTGCGATTGCTTGTGCCGACAAATTCCCGAATGCGGAAATTGATGCGGTTGATCTCTCTGTTGATGCGTTAAATGTAGCTGAAATCAATATTGAACGACACAATATGGCTCATCGGGTATTCCCATTCCAATCAGATCTGTTCAACGATCTACCACAAGACCGTTATGATTTAATCGTGACCAATCCGCCTTATGTCGATCAAGAAGACTTAGACGATATGCCAGAAGAATTTCACCACGAACCCGAAATGGCATTAGGTTCGGGGGTGGACGGCTTGGATATTACCAAACGTATTTTAGCTCAAGCGGCAGATTTCTTATCCGATAACGGTGTATTAGTCTGTGAAGTGGGTAACAGTATGGTGCATTTGATGGAGCAATTCCCAAGCGTGCCATTCCACTGGCTTGAATTTAAAAATGGTGGATTAGGGGTATTCAGTTTAACCCGTGAGCAGTTGATTGCAAATCGTCATTTGTTTGCGTAA